Within the Paramormyrops kingsleyae isolate MSU_618 chromosome 2, PKINGS_0.4, whole genome shotgun sequence genome, the region TGGCGCATACTTGTGGCGGATGGAGGGGCATCTAATTTAACTGATGACCCTGTGTTGCCCCCCTCTTGCCCACCTCACAGCCTACGGCACCCTTGGCGCCGAGGTGCCCTTCGCTCTGTGGCAGTTTGGAAGCATGATCCAGTGCTATCAGCCAGGAGTCAACCCCTTCCTCTACAACAACTACGGCTGCTGGTGTGGCTTTGGGGGCTCCGGAACCCCAAGGGATGGAGTGGACAGGTCATTTATCACCCCTACAGGGTGAAGCTCTTTGTTCAGAAAGTGAGGAAGTGGTGCGGTGAGGGCTGGAGTAGCAGTAAAGAAATACACTGTTCCTACTACTATTGGGCAAAAAAGGTGCCACAAAATTCACTGGTTGCTTCACCTTCTAGTTCCGGTTATGCTCCTTAACTCTTCTTCAGGTGCTGCAATGCCCATGACCTCTGCTACCAGGCCGCCAGGAAGAATCCAGCATGTCGCCCCCTGGTGGATGTGCCATACACCAAGCAGTATGACTACACCTGCACTGCTTCTCAGGTCGAATGCTCAGGTAACAAACAAAGAGACGTGtcctagtgtgtgtgtgtgtgtgtgtgtgtgcgcgcatgggACTAAGACGGGAAAAGTGTTTCAGACATAAATGATTACAGAAAGAACTTAAGTCTTTATACGCATTTTGCATTGTATAAAATTCTACACATTAACTACTTGTACAATGAAAAGTGTCACATCTATAATATTGTCCACCAGGGGCACAATACACATCCTCCTATAAAAAACATCCAATGATGCTTTAACCCAAATGCCTCCCACAGCCTCTAATAATGCCTGCCAGGCTACCGTGTGTGACTGTGACCAGGCTGCAGCTTTCTGCTTCTCCCAGCACACATACAACCCAGAGAACAAGAACCTGGACAAGAGCATCTACTGCAAATGAAGCCACATCCCCAAGAGCAGAGCAACACTGAGGTGGTGCTGGTGTGATCCATGACAGCCTGCCTCAAACAGCTTTTCTGTATTCTCAGTGATTCACATAACTATCTTACATATTCACAATGTGCAGCAGATTATATGGAAACAGATAATGTGGTGGGTACTGTAGAAAGTAACCAATCAATTTTGGCAATAAAGTTAAATCTGTTATGCATGGGTGCATACGAGTGTGAGTGTGGAGCAGAatgagtgagtgtgagtgtggaACAGCATGGCTAAGTGTGAGTAAGTGTGGAGCTTAAATGTGGGGCAGCATGGCTGAGTGTGAGTGTGGGGCAGCATGAGTGAGTGTATAGCAGAATGAGTGATTGTGAATATGGAGCAGCATGGCTGagtgtgaatatgtgtgtggAGCAGCATGGCTGAGTGTGAATATGAGTGTGCAcgtgcacacacgcacagggTCACTTAAACTCTTGCTGAATTTAGGTACTACAGCAGAATGCTGAACAACAATTTTGACACCAGCTAGTCAGAGCTGAAATACCAGAAAAAGTTGGAAGAAAAACTAAACACTCAGCAGCAGCCATGATGGTGTCAGTGATTTAATACAAGTATTAATTGTAATATTCATTTACCCCACCATGAAATGTGAAGAACGCAAAAAGTACAGTACATTCACCATTACTCCTTATGGACCTTACAAATTTACAAAAGACCATTCATTCTGAACACTGCATAGTTATAGACAATACAAAAGacggtcacccccccccccccacccaggcacATTTGGTTTCTCCCTTTCAGGTTCCCCTACACCAAAGATCTAGCATGCTCCAGCTGGGGACACAACCTACCGCCTGCCTGGTGTCACTCTGGATAATAAATGATGGATCTGACTACTTTACTGTGGAAGCCCCCATCTGTGGGACAGCAAAATTAAGGCACCTGGATGATAGTGAGAAAGGAACcctggaatgtgtgtgtgtgtgtgtgtgtatgggtgggtgggggcagcTCATCCCCATTCCTAACGGCTGCTGCTTTCAGGGGACCCAACCCAacacccacccccacacccagtGGCAGCCCTTTTCGGGACATGACCCCTTGCGTTTTCCGTCATGCCGGTGCTGAAAAGGCTGCCTTGTTTTCACCCCCCTCTGCtgtcacccccccatccccagagTCTGtcagcctcccccccaccacctgtgTCATGTGCCTCCCTTTCCACCATTGTCAGCTACTGTGCACAGATACTAAAGAAACTTCATACACCAAACACCACTGAAGAATCAGCGGAGGACGGGACGCCTTGCGCCGGGAGTTACAGAAGGTCAGGGAGGCAGTGCAGTCCAGTACATTCATCTGATTGGTTTGTAATTTCAGAAAATGAGCCCAGTGTCATTCTGCCCCCACTGCCCACCTCTCAGCCAGGTGACACAAAAACGACgcgagagacaggcaggcagtcgTTTGGTGTCGGCACATAACGAAGAACAGATAAATAACAAAGGTCTACTTATCCATACTGAACGAAACAGGAAGTAAAAAGTGAGAGAATGTAGAGAGGATGCACACGTCGGCGGCTCAGATGGGCTTGTACAGCAGGGTGGTGACATACTTCTTCTTGTAGCG harbors:
- the LOC111839332 gene encoding phospholipase A2-like, whose protein sequence is MKATLLLLAALLFAYGTLGAEVPFALWQFGSMIQCYQPGVNPFLYNNYGCWCGFGGSGTPRDGVDRCCNAHDLCYQAARKNPACRPLVDVPYTKQYDYTCTASQVECSASNNACQATVCDCDQAAAFCFSQHTYNPENKNLDKSIYCK